A portion of the Mytilus galloprovincialis chromosome 12, xbMytGall1.hap1.1, whole genome shotgun sequence genome contains these proteins:
- the LOC143055523 gene encoding uncharacterized protein LOC143055523, with amino-acid sequence MVLDMLLRWDVGKIKLPFEREVYQDLCLYWNMEKLQLLIHVFLILLKFKGLITQNLTFYNDEKSWIDAANFCSIHGGVLESNVTLLLQHFSGITQSGEHEDIWLGKIELLTKWTYVRGCFYIYGDFKHFVIETSEQECQMLCNGYKFYSIKGKDCYCIEDIQSFHRSANCNCVGCYKVWEHQFSSFDNDNAKEHCIAVKCERRHLKRSSEMCEEHRYSVTCDNGVELKDNYTDYQAAADECARQDSFIKWYPENYCDTYDHDELQQKYWTSGTRHIETFRLRKSYITLDLTLEGCYILEYDDDYDDYKEEITSCVETSPFYCTFGGNEDKGDIVSLPTVMIPQQKSVKSDKIGNIAAGTVTSIVAVIAVILAIFFIHRRRLSNKKTTCHELNPSENERDAVDRHIYNKTPQPVIYHEIEVKNLSPHNGKFKYPQTVNNITYDYAQSNCTPKWQNVNQVAINTIQSIIQSNHLNDKAGQNGYEMAKVQSVTRDCSEGVMTKHHCLAKPISSKTEEESDQYAINRDYDHLDNVKQKEDPVTKVYDHLPTIVTEDPTYDHSNLKIVLDKEDYYDHFKIDGAHS; translated from the exons ATGGTACTTGATATGTTATTACGATGGGACGTTGGGAAAATAAAACTTCCTTTTGAGAGGGAAGTCTATCAGGATTTGTGTTTATACTGGAATATGGAGAAACTTCAGCTCTTGATTCACGTTTTTCTaatattattgaaatttaaaG GATTGATCACgcaaaatttaactttttacaaTGACGAAAAATCATGGATAGATGCTGCTAATTTCTGTTCAATACATGGTGGAGTACTGGAAAGTAACGTCACTTTATTGTTACAACACTTCAGTGGCATTACACAAAGTGGAGAACACGAAGACATTTGGCTTGGCAAAATCGAATTATTAACCAAGTGGACATACGTTCGAG GATGCTTTTACATTTATGGAGACTTCAAACACTTTGTGATTGAAACTTCTGAGCAAGAATGTCAGATGTTATGTAATGGTTACAAATTTTATAGTATCAAA GGAAAAGATTGTTATTGTATTGAAGACATACAGTCTTTCCACAGAAGCGCTAACTGTAATTGTGTCGGATGCTACAAAGTGTGGGAAC ATCAGTTTTCCAGCTTTGACAATGATAATGCAAAAGAACATTGCATTGCTGTCAAGTGTGAACGTAGACACCTCAAACGTAGTTCTGAAATGTGTGAAGAACATAGATACTCTGTTACTTGTG ATAATGGTGTAGAGTTAAAGGATAACTATACAGACTACCAGGCAGCAGCAGATGAATGTGCAAGGCAAGACTCTTTTATTAAGTGGTATCCGGAAAATTACTGTGATACGTATGACCATGATGAATTACAACAAAAATATTGGACTAGTGGAACACGTCACATTGAAACATTTCGTCTCAGAAAGTCAT ACATCACCTTAGACTTAACACTTGAAGGATGTTACATATTAGAATACGATGATGACTATGATGATTATAAAGAAGAGATCACGTCTTGTGTCGAAACTTCCCCGTTTTACTGTACATTCG GAGGTAATGAGGACAAAGGTGACATAGTTTCACTTCCAACTGTCATGATACCGCAACAGAAAAgtgtaaaatcagacaaaatTGGCA ACATAGCAGCAGGAACCGTGACATCAATTGTTGCTGTAATTGCCGTGATTTTAGCCATCTTTTTTATTCATCGAAGAAG GCTGTCTAATAAGAAAACTACTTGTCACGAGCTGAATCCTTCGGAAAACGAGAGAGATGCGGTGGATAGGCATATATACAACAAAACGCCACAACCTGTAATTTACCATGAAATTGAAGTCAAAAACTTAAGTCCGCACAATGGGAAGTTTAAATATCCTCAAACTGTAAACAATATCACATACGATTATGCACAGTCTAACTGCACTCCGAAATGGCAAAATGTTAACCAAGTAGCAATCAACACCATTCAATCAATCATACAATCCAATCATTTGAACGATAAAGCTGGTCAAAATGGATATGAAATGGCGAAAGTACAAAGTGTAACAAGGGATTGTTCCGAAGGTGTAATGACCAAACATCATTGTTTGGCAAAACCAATTTCAAGTAAAACCGAAGAAGAATCCGATCAGTATGCCATTAATAGAGACTATGATCATCTAGATAACGTTAAACAGAAAGAGGACCCAGTAACAAAAGTATACGACCACCTACCTACGATAGTAACAGAGGACCCTACTTACGATCACTCAAATCTTAAGATTGTTTTAGACAAAGAGGACTATTATGATCATTTTAAGATTGACGGAGCACATTCATGA